One part of the Anaerofustis stercorihominis DSM 17244 genome encodes these proteins:
- the argB gene encoding acetylglutamate kinase: MDDKYMEKANILIEALPYIKEFYGEIVVIKYGGAALVDKEMEASVIKDIALMKLVGIMPVIVHGGGKDINKMLDRVGKEHKFINGLRYTDNDTMDIVQMVLAGGVNKDLVSLFTNQGMNAIGISGQDGHILEVEKHTPGGDDIGYVGKIKSVNPMLIAKLIDDDFIPIIAPVGVDETGHSYNINADFVACHVASALSAKKLLFMSDIEGVLNKDKNLIRQINIGDVQGLIDDGTIDGGMIPKIKGAKESVENGVEGVHIIDGRVEHSLLIELFTNYGIGTMIKE, from the coding sequence ATGGATGATAAATATATGGAAAAAGCCAATATTTTAATAGAAGCTCTTCCTTACATAAAAGAGTTCTACGGTGAGATAGTAGTAATCAAATACGGCGGAGCGGCACTGGTAGATAAAGAAATGGAAGCCAGCGTAATAAAGGATATCGCTCTTATGAAGCTTGTTGGTATAATGCCTGTTATCGTTCACGGGGGCGGAAAAGATATCAATAAGATGCTGGATAGAGTCGGTAAAGAACACAAGTTTATAAACGGACTTAGATATACCGATAACGATACTATGGATATAGTTCAGATGGTCCTTGCCGGAGGAGTCAATAAAGACTTGGTTTCACTGTTTACAAATCAGGGAATGAATGCCATAGGTATTTCAGGACAGGACGGTCATATCCTCGAAGTCGAAAAACATACTCCAGGAGGAGATGATATAGGCTATGTTGGTAAGATAAAAAGTGTAAATCCTATGCTTATAGCAAAACTCATAGATGATGATTTCATTCCTATCATAGCTCCTGTAGGTGTTGACGAGACGGGACACAGTTATAATATCAATGCGGATTTTGTTGCTTGTCATGTGGCGAGTGCACTGAGTGCAAAGAAATTGTTATTCATGTCTGATATAGAGGGAGTCCTCAATAAGGATAAAAACCTAATCAGACAAATAAATATAGGCGATGTACAAGGTCTTATCGACGACGGCACAATAGACGGAGGTATGATACCGAAGATAAAGGGTGCAAAAGAAAGCGTTGAAAACGGCGTTGAAGGCGTACATATAATAGACGGCAGAGTTGAACATAGTTTATTAATAGAATTATTTACCAACTATGGAATAGGAACGATGATTA
- the argJ gene encoding bifunctional ornithine acetyltransferase/N-acetylglutamate synthase, translating into MKTEKGCVVAPKGFYAAGKSTGLKRKRKDMSLIYSEKPCNVAAVFTTNEVKASSVLHNMELYNKGKKARAIIINSGNANACTGEEGLNNTYKMAEETAACLALKPEDVYVNSTGVIGVQLPMDTIISGIREVSLALDDDIVSGINCAEGILTTDTFIKDKAVEIIIDDKKVKIGGIAKGSGMIHPNMATMLSFITTDVNIDDAVFKDLLKEIADDTYNMISVDGDTSTNDSVIALANGMAGNELLTKEHKDYNVFKDAFTFVCKHLATQIVKDGEGATKFMAVNVLNADTKENAKKIAKSIIGSSLVKTAFFGEDANWGRVLCAAGYSGVKFNPNIVTLSFKSAKGEIELYKDGIALDFDEEKALEILQQVEIEIDINMNMGNEKATAWGCDLSYEYVKINGEYRS; encoded by the coding sequence AAGCCTTGCAATGTAGCTGCGGTATTTACCACAAATGAGGTAAAGGCTTCAAGCGTGCTTCATAATATGGAGTTGTATAATAAAGGTAAAAAAGCAAGAGCCATAATCATCAACAGCGGTAACGCAAATGCTTGTACGGGAGAAGAAGGGCTTAACAATACATATAAAATGGCTGAAGAGACTGCTGCATGTCTTGCATTAAAACCCGAAGACGTATATGTGAATTCTACGGGAGTAATCGGCGTACAGCTTCCTATGGATACCATTATCAGCGGTATAAGAGAAGTTTCTCTTGCTCTCGATGATGACATAGTTTCCGGGATAAACTGTGCGGAAGGTATCCTTACCACCGATACTTTTATCAAAGATAAAGCGGTTGAAATAATAATCGACGATAAGAAAGTCAAAATAGGAGGTATAGCCAAAGGTTCGGGAATGATACATCCGAACATGGCGACAATGCTTTCCTTTATCACTACCGACGTAAACATAGACGACGCTGTTTTCAAAGACCTTTTAAAAGAGATAGCCGACGATACATATAACATGATTTCCGTTGACGGAGATACTTCGACAAACGACAGTGTGATTGCCCTTGCTAACGGCATGGCGGGAAACGAACTCCTTACAAAAGAGCATAAGGACTATAATGTGTTCAAAGATGCCTTTACTTTTGTATGTAAACACCTTGCCACTCAAATCGTAAAAGACGGAGAGGGGGCTACGAAGTTCATGGCAGTAAATGTACTAAATGCCGACACGAAAGAAAATGCGAAGAAAATAGCCAAGAGCATAATAGGTTCTTCTCTTGTAAAAACTGCATTCTTCGGAGAAGACGCAAACTGGGGCAGGGTACTTTGTGCCGCAGGATATTCGGGAGTAAAATTCAATCCAAATATCGTTACTCTTTCATTTAAGAGTGCAAAAGGAGAAATCGAACTTTATAAAGACGGGATAGCTCTTGATTTTGACGAAGAAAAAGCCCTTGAAATACTACAGCAAGTTGAAATAGAAATAGATATAAACATGAATATGGGAAATGAAAAAGCAACTGCATGGGGCTGTGATTTAAGCTATGAATATGTAAAAATAAACGGAGAGTACAGAAGCTGA